The Iamia majanohamensis genome window below encodes:
- a CDS encoding alpha-(1->3)-arabinofuranosyltransferase domain-containing protein, which translates to MTADVDAPTDGRAGPEGAAPPRRRRSGSAVDDVRDLLAGAWAQAVVFALLATVAVTGSSPDRYVGDNRFDQYWAPGHRLVRSLFLWDGTRGLGATREDLWPIEVAPLALLRGLGLGPLATQRVWHVVLLVVAATGAAAVLRAVRTRTASPATALGPFLAGLVYGFGAYSHTYFLPTNLYVAYALAPWVVLCALRGAVSERPWRSAAVAALLIGALGNTDTPGVVMAMLAVPVVAVWSSSAAGRGWRPGLGWLARAAGLGLAVSVAALWKSWAGASVLAQRLGSTESPETVAAASSWSETLRGLGFWLSYYRGPDLARPQGAAYFADPVVVAATFVPVLLALAALLLPEVRSRGLWALCIVGSAVVMVGLHPVADPVPLGALLDRAFEASSTLSGFRSTYKAGAGLVLGVAVLTGIGVDALSARLEQHGRRATLLRVSVVALLLVGGLPFWTGDLYDDEATSAPVPSYWEDAARAVNDLPGDGRILVLPASTRAIYRWGWVGDDILDSLLTRPQAVDVTIPLSTPEAADLLAAVSRAVDDARHRDGSLAPVLRRLGIDHVLVRNDLDADRTRTTFPARLSRLRDDPGLQRIATFGSRQEAEEARGQASSSGGDDDPGDLPPLELYALTDPGPVGPRLASVAAPLVLSGSGDALPPLAASGDLDRAGTVRYGPDLDDDELVAALDDDGGRVVLTDTNRRRVTVVNSLVRDESWTLAAGEDLDREGAALFDAPGTQTVAWYADATRISSDGFPRTAAGSQPWTRPAMAFDGDGATAWQTVELSDQEGTTLRVDLREPEEVGTVRLDPVGSPNDPRRLTEVEVRTSDGTRRTVDLAEGPAEVDLASGPSEWIEIEITGVTGDGFAPVGLTEVEVEGLDLREWIQLPDDLARRADGSDEVAAVLEGAPLAVTLTRDRPEAPFPVEPLLRRRFRLPSDRRLALRGEVVPFRGEEVDQVREMAEGCVGGVLDVDGEDVPVTLADPDQEVVLGAAYEVVACDPVVLDAGWHRLAVDRESSLDRLVLDDGDAPPAPGPAGTVEVLADGPEDVHLRVDAPDGGVLLTGESWDDRWVATVDGEDLGAASPHDTLGGWELPPGEDLDVRLEFAPARIHRLAMVVSLVAAAGCVALAVTGGPRRRRRRT; encoded by the coding sequence ATGACCGCCGACGTCGACGCGCCCACGGACGGTCGGGCCGGGCCCGAGGGGGCCGCCCCGCCCCGCCGGCGCCGGTCGGGCTCGGCCGTCGACGACGTGCGGGACCTGCTCGCCGGGGCCTGGGCCCAGGCCGTGGTGTTCGCCCTGCTGGCCACCGTGGCGGTCACCGGCAGCAGCCCGGACCGCTACGTGGGCGACAACCGCTTCGACCAGTACTGGGCCCCTGGCCACCGCCTGGTCCGCTCCCTGTTCCTCTGGGACGGCACCCGCGGCCTCGGCGCCACCCGGGAGGACCTCTGGCCCATCGAGGTCGCCCCCCTCGCCCTGCTCCGCGGCCTCGGCCTCGGCCCGCTCGCGACCCAGCGGGTCTGGCACGTGGTGCTGCTGGTGGTGGCGGCCACCGGGGCGGCGGCGGTGCTCCGCGCCGTGCGGACCCGCACCGCGTCCCCCGCCACCGCCCTGGGCCCGTTCCTCGCCGGGCTCGTCTACGGCTTCGGGGCCTACTCCCACACCTACTTCCTGCCGACCAACCTCTACGTCGCCTACGCCCTGGCCCCGTGGGTCGTGCTCTGCGCCCTGCGGGGCGCGGTGAGCGAGCGGCCCTGGCGCAGCGCCGCGGTCGCCGCCCTGCTCATCGGGGCGCTCGGCAACACCGACACCCCCGGCGTGGTGATGGCCATGCTGGCCGTGCCGGTGGTGGCGGTGTGGTCGTCGTCGGCCGCGGGGAGGGGGTGGCGCCCGGGCCTCGGGTGGCTGGCGCGCGCCGCCGGGCTGGGCCTGGCCGTGTCGGTGGCCGCGCTCTGGAAGAGCTGGGCCGGGGCGTCGGTGCTGGCCCAGCGCCTGGGCTCCACCGAGTCGCCCGAGACCGTCGCGGCCGCCTCGTCCTGGTCCGAGACGCTGCGCGGCCTGGGCTTCTGGCTCTCCTACTACCGGGGCCCCGACCTGGCCCGGCCCCAGGGCGCGGCCTACTTCGCCGACCCCGTGGTGGTCGCCGCGACCTTCGTCCCCGTGCTGCTGGCCCTGGCCGCCCTCCTCCTGCCCGAGGTGCGCAGCCGGGGCCTGTGGGCCCTGTGCATCGTCGGCTCCGCGGTGGTCATGGTGGGGCTCCACCCGGTGGCCGACCCGGTGCCGCTGGGGGCGCTGCTCGACCGGGCCTTCGAGGCGTCGTCGACGCTGTCGGGCTTCCGGAGCACCTACAAGGCCGGCGCCGGGCTGGTGCTGGGCGTGGCCGTGCTCACCGGCATCGGCGTCGACGCCCTCTCGGCGCGCCTGGAGCAGCACGGACGGCGGGCGACGCTGCTGCGGGTGTCGGTCGTGGCCCTGCTGCTGGTGGGGGGCCTGCCCTTCTGGACCGGCGACCTCTACGACGACGAGGCCACGTCCGCCCCCGTCCCGTCCTACTGGGAGGACGCGGCCCGGGCGGTCAACGACCTCCCCGGCGACGGCCGCATCCTCGTGCTCCCCGCCTCCACCCGGGCGATCTACCGGTGGGGCTGGGTCGGCGACGACATCCTCGACTCGCTGCTCACCCGACCCCAGGCCGTCGACGTCACCATCCCGCTCAGCACGCCGGAGGCGGCCGACCTGCTGGCCGCCGTCTCCCGGGCCGTCGACGACGCCCGTCACCGCGACGGCAGCCTGGCGCCGGTCCTGCGTCGCCTGGGCATCGACCACGTGCTCGTCCGCAACGACCTCGACGCCGACCGGACCCGCACCACCTTCCCCGCCCGCCTGAGCCGCCTGCGCGACGACCCCGGCCTCCAGCGCATCGCGACCTTCGGCAGCCGCCAGGAGGCGGAGGAGGCCCGGGGCCAGGCCAGCTCCTCCGGGGGCGACGACGACCCCGGCGACCTGCCCCCCCTCGAGCTCTACGCCCTCACCGACCCCGGCCCCGTCGGGCCCCGCCTCGCGTCCGTCGCCGCCCCCCTCGTCCTGAGCGGCAGCGGCGACGCCCTGCCCCCGCTCGCCGCCTCCGGTGACCTCGACCGCGCCGGCACCGTGCGGTACGGGCCCGACCTCGACGACGACGAGCTGGTCGCGGCCCTCGACGACGACGGCGGGCGGGTGGTGCTCACCGACACCAACCGGCGACGGGTCACGGTGGTGAACAGCCTCGTGCGCGACGAGAGCTGGACCCTCGCCGCCGGCGAGGACCTCGACCGCGAGGGCGCCGCCCTCTTCGACGCCCCCGGCACCCAGACCGTCGCCTGGTACGCGGACGCCACCCGGATCTCCTCCGACGGCTTCCCCCGGACCGCGGCGGGGTCCCAGCCCTGGACCCGACCGGCCATGGCCTTCGACGGCGACGGGGCGACGGCGTGGCAGACCGTCGAGCTGTCCGACCAGGAGGGCACCACCCTGCGGGTCGACCTGCGCGAGCCCGAGGAGGTCGGCACGGTCCGCCTCGACCCGGTGGGCTCCCCCAACGACCCCCGGCGGCTGACCGAGGTCGAGGTCCGCACCTCCGACGGGACCCGGCGCACCGTCGACCTGGCCGAGGGGCCGGCCGAGGTCGACCTGGCCAGCGGACCCAGCGAGTGGATCGAGATCGAGATCACCGGCGTCACCGGCGACGGCTTCGCCCCCGTGGGCCTGACCGAGGTCGAGGTCGAGGGGCTGGACCTCCGGGAGTGGATCCAGCTCCCCGACGACCTCGCCCGCCGGGCCGACGGCTCCGACGAGGTGGCGGCCGTGCTGGAGGGCGCACCCCTGGCGGTGACCCTCACCCGCGACCGGCCCGAGGCCCCCTTCCCGGTCGAGCCCCTGCTCCGCCGCCGGTTCCGGCTGCCGTCGGACCGGCGCCTCGCCCTCCGGGGCGAGGTGGTCCCGTTCCGCGGCGAGGAGGTGGACCAGGTGCGGGAGATGGCCGAGGGCTGCGTCGGTGGGGTGTTGGACGTGGACGGCGAGGACGTGCCGGTGACCCTGGCCGACCCCGACCAGGAGGTGGTCCTCGGGGCCGCCTACGAGGTGGTGGCCTGCGACCCCGTGGTGCTCGACGCCGGGTGGCACCGCCTGGCCGTCGACCGGGAGAGCTCGCTCGACCGGCTCGTGCTCGACGACGGCGACGCCCCCCCGGCCCCGGGCCCGGCGGGCACCGTCGAGGTCCTGGCCGACGGGCCCGAGGACGTGCACCTGCGGGTCGATGCCCCCGACGGCGGCGTGCTGCTCACCGGGGAGTCGTGGGACGACCGGTGGGTGGCCACCGTCGACGGCGAGGACCTGGGGGCGGCCTCCCCCCACGACACCCTCGGCGGGTGGGAGCTGCCGCCGGGGGAGGACCTCGACGTGCGCCTCGAGTTCGCCCCCGCCCGGATCCACCGCCTGGCGATGGTGGTGTCGCTGGTGGCCGCGGCCGGCTGCGTCGCCCTGGCGGTCACGGGCGGGCCCCGTCGTCGGCGCCGCCGCACCTGA
- a CDS encoding glycosyltransferase yields MTAAVTGGRGATPRPLHIAINAWRDTSHPLAGGSEVMIDHLATGLAARGHRVELRAGGPTTTHPYTVRDGGGKFSQYLRAPVDHLRHQRHADLVVDIANGMSFYTPLWRREPTVCFVHHVHTEHWEQWFPKPVAAFGRTLERRAMPLAYASSLYATVSPSSAEALIDLGVAPERIRIVLNGVELPAPEDVAPEAPEPLFLAVGRLVPHKRYDLLARMWRQVHPVVGGRLVIIGEGPEAERIEALDVPGLELLGRVDEATRDRLYGEAWLLLHPSMLEGWGLVVMEAAAQATPTLAFDAPGVRDSVVASRTGVLAHTEGDYVDAWIELARNHDLRAKLGQGARERAEEFGWDATTTRFEEVAYEAVDAGRLARSRRRARPARPVPEARPGGEALPAAPGPDAEVRLPTSWELLRLFSREKTDPDPFYRALAQRSVAQFRHPFEGRRVLDLGCGHGYDTRAMRAAGAEVVPVDMDGAKLVVTGAPLEGSVQGDATRLPFPDASFDGVYCSNLLEHTPATPPVFTEIERVLKPGGWAWVSWTNWYSPWGGHEIVPLHMLGPDRGLRLWRRLFGEPRVNVPYVELWPTYVGTVLADVRSRPGLRLTSASPRYWPRHKWILGVPGLREVVTWNCVLELERTSGT; encoded by the coding sequence ATGACCGCAGCGGTGACCGGTGGCCGGGGGGCGACGCCTCGCCCCCTGCACATCGCGATCAACGCGTGGCGCGACACCAGCCACCCCCTGGCCGGCGGCAGCGAGGTCATGATCGACCACCTCGCCACCGGCCTCGCGGCGCGGGGCCACCGGGTGGAGCTGCGGGCCGGGGGACCCACCACGACGCACCCGTACACCGTGCGCGACGGCGGGGGGAAGTTCTCCCAGTACCTGCGGGCCCCGGTCGACCACCTGCGCCACCAGCGCCACGCCGACCTGGTGGTCGACATCGCCAACGGCATGTCCTTCTACACGCCGCTCTGGCGACGCGAGCCCACCGTCTGCTTCGTGCACCACGTCCACACCGAGCACTGGGAGCAGTGGTTCCCGAAGCCGGTGGCCGCGTTCGGCCGCACCCTCGAGCGGCGGGCCATGCCGCTCGCCTACGCCTCGTCGCTCTACGCCACCGTCTCGCCCTCGAGCGCCGAGGCCCTGATCGACCTGGGCGTGGCCCCCGAGCGGATCCGGATCGTGCTCAACGGCGTCGAGCTCCCCGCCCCCGAGGACGTGGCCCCGGAGGCGCCCGAGCCGCTGTTCCTGGCCGTCGGCCGCCTCGTCCCCCACAAGCGCTACGACCTCCTCGCCCGCATGTGGCGCCAGGTCCACCCCGTCGTCGGGGGCCGTCTGGTCATCATCGGCGAGGGGCCGGAGGCCGAGCGCATCGAGGCCCTCGACGTGCCCGGCCTCGAGCTCCTCGGCCGCGTCGACGAGGCGACCCGCGACCGCCTCTACGGCGAGGCCTGGCTCCTGCTGCACCCGTCGATGCTGGAGGGCTGGGGGCTGGTGGTGATGGAGGCCGCGGCCCAGGCCACGCCCACCCTCGCCTTCGACGCCCCCGGCGTCCGCGACTCGGTCGTCGCCAGCCGCACCGGGGTGCTGGCCCACACCGAGGGCGACTACGTCGACGCCTGGATCGAGCTCGCTCGCAACCACGACCTGCGGGCCAAGCTGGGCCAGGGGGCCCGCGAACGGGCCGAGGAGTTCGGCTGGGACGCGACCACCACCCGGTTCGAGGAGGTGGCCTACGAGGCGGTCGACGCCGGCCGCCTGGCCCGCTCCCGCCGCCGGGCCCGGCCCGCCCGCCCCGTGCCCGAGGCCCGGCCGGGCGGCGAGGCCCTGCCCGCCGCGCCCGGCCCCGACGCCGAGGTCCGGCTGCCGACGTCGTGGGAGCTGCTCCGCCTCTTCAGCCGGGAGAAGACCGATCCCGACCCCTTCTACCGGGCCCTGGCCCAGCGGTCCGTGGCCCAGTTCCGCCACCCGTTCGAGGGGCGCCGGGTGCTCGACCTCGGCTGCGGCCACGGCTACGACACCCGCGCCATGCGCGCCGCCGGGGCCGAGGTCGTCCCCGTCGACATGGACGGGGCCAAGCTCGTCGTCACCGGCGCCCCGCTAGAGGGCTCGGTGCAGGGCGACGCCACCCGCCTGCCGTTCCCCGACGCCAGCTTCGACGGCGTCTACTGCTCCAACCTGCTCGAGCACACCCCCGCCACCCCGCCCGTGTTCACCGAGATCGAGCGGGTCCTCAAGCCCGGCGGCTGGGCGTGGGTCAGCTGGACGAACTGGTACTCGCCGTGGGGCGGCCACGAGATCGTGCCCCTCCACATGCTCGGCCCCGACCGGGGCCTGCGCCTCTGGCGCCGCCTGTTCGGCGAGCCCCGGGTCAACGTGCCCTACGTGGAGCTGTGGCCCACCTACGTCGGCACCGTGCTGGCCGACGTGCGGTCCCGGCCCGGCCTGCGCCTGACCTCGGCCTCCCCCCGCTACTGGCCCCGCCACAAGTGGATCCTGGGGGTGCCCGGCCTGCGCGAGGTCGTCACCTGGAACTGCGTGCTCGAGCTGGAGCGCACCTCCGGCACCTGA
- a CDS encoding sodium-translocating pyrophosphatase, with product MSYVLAEGGYQAFDLSGTDTTVLLVALLVALGALAVAFVMMRGVLAADDGSTEMTDISDAIHEGAMAYITRQFRTIAVIVVPLAAVVFLTSTSIDRIDGAEVVGFFESGLFRTLAFLVGGVFSGAIGFLGMWLATKANVRTTAAAVRSDFAGAFLVAFRTGGVVGLATAGLALLGATGIILLFQNFSSAILIGFGFGGSLLALFLRVGGGIFTKAADVGADLVGKVEAGIPEDDPRNPATIADNVGDNVGDCAGMAADLFESSGVVLVASIILGVTAFEGIGLGPDVAARGLVFPVGVMAIGLVASVVGLYLAKARAGEDDALKIINRGISIAQAIAIVGAALLAFAYVGNPDGATISQPGARMFGAIVVGVALGFAASRITAYYTSTTTKPVQDIAKASRTGPATTVLEGISSGLESAVWGLVAVAVAIGGAIALGGGSFKFSTYLVALAGIGMLSTTGIIVAEDTFGPVADNSAGIAEMTGDFEGEPERIMVSLDAVGNTTKAVTKGFAIGSAVIAAVALFASYGETIIEEIAPPEALLVDASYPINVADPKVFIGLLVGGSIAFIFSSLAIRAVSRTAGVVVQEVRRQFADGKIMSGERKPDYGPAIDICTTASLRELATPALIAVLTPVIIGFGLGPISLGAFLASVIVVGQLMANFLSNAGGAWDNAKKYIEDGAEGGKGSEPHKAAVIGDTVGDPFKDTAGPALNPLIKVMNLVSLLILPAIIGFYDEDALLEQRQLVDPAGIVIAVVAAVVVIGAIAYSKGVFSRGASTIETDPA from the coding sequence ATGTCCTACGTCCTGGCCGAGGGTGGCTACCAGGCCTTCGACCTGAGCGGCACCGACACCACGGTGCTGCTCGTCGCCCTGCTCGTCGCCCTCGGCGCCCTCGCCGTCGCCTTCGTGATGATGCGCGGCGTGCTGGCGGCCGACGACGGCAGCACGGAGATGACCGACATCTCCGACGCCATCCACGAGGGGGCGATGGCCTACATCACCCGCCAGTTCCGCACCATCGCGGTCATCGTGGTGCCCCTGGCGGCGGTGGTGTTCCTCACCTCCACCTCCATCGACCGCATCGACGGCGCCGAGGTGGTCGGCTTCTTCGAGTCGGGCCTCTTCCGCACGCTGGCGTTCCTCGTGGGCGGCGTGTTCTCCGGCGCCATCGGCTTCCTCGGCATGTGGCTGGCCACCAAGGCCAACGTGCGCACCACCGCGGCCGCCGTGCGCTCCGACTTCGCCGGCGCCTTCCTCGTCGCCTTCCGCACCGGTGGCGTGGTCGGGCTGGCCACCGCCGGCCTGGCCCTGCTGGGCGCCACCGGCATCATCCTGCTGTTCCAGAACTTCTCCTCCGCCATCCTCATCGGCTTCGGCTTCGGCGGCTCGCTGCTCGCCCTGTTCCTCCGCGTCGGCGGCGGCATCTTCACCAAGGCGGCCGACGTGGGCGCCGACCTGGTGGGCAAGGTCGAGGCCGGCATCCCCGAGGACGACCCCCGCAACCCGGCCACCATCGCCGACAACGTGGGCGACAACGTGGGCGACTGCGCCGGCATGGCCGCCGACCTCTTCGAGAGCTCCGGCGTCGTGCTGGTCGCCTCGATCATCCTCGGCGTCACCGCCTTCGAGGGCATCGGCCTCGGCCCCGACGTGGCCGCCCGGGGCCTGGTCTTCCCGGTGGGCGTGATGGCCATCGGCCTGGTCGCCTCCGTGGTCGGCCTCTACCTGGCCAAGGCCCGGGCGGGCGAGGACGACGCCCTGAAGATCATCAACCGGGGCATCTCCATCGCCCAGGCCATCGCCATCGTGGGCGCCGCCCTGCTCGCCTTCGCCTACGTCGGCAACCCCGACGGGGCCACCATCTCCCAGCCCGGCGCCCGCATGTTCGGCGCCATCGTGGTGGGCGTGGCCCTGGGCTTCGCCGCCTCGCGGATCACCGCCTACTACACCTCCACCACCACCAAGCCGGTGCAGGACATCGCCAAGGCGTCCCGCACCGGGCCCGCCACCACCGTGCTCGAGGGCATCAGCTCGGGCCTCGAGTCGGCCGTGTGGGGCCTCGTCGCGGTGGCCGTGGCCATCGGCGGTGCCATCGCCCTCGGCGGCGGCAGCTTCAAGTTCTCCACCTACCTGGTGGCCCTGGCCGGCATCGGCATGCTCTCGACGACCGGCATTATCGTCGCCGAGGACACCTTCGGGCCCGTGGCCGACAACTCGGCCGGCATCGCCGAGATGACCGGCGACTTCGAGGGCGAGCCGGAGCGGATCATGGTGAGCCTCGACGCCGTGGGCAACACCACCAAGGCCGTCACCAAGGGCTTCGCCATCGGCTCGGCGGTGATCGCCGCAGTGGCCCTGTTCGCCTCCTACGGCGAGACGATCATCGAGGAGATCGCGCCACCGGAGGCGTTGCTGGTCGACGCCTCGTACCCGATCAACGTGGCCGACCCCAAGGTCTTCATCGGCCTGCTCGTGGGCGGGTCCATCGCCTTCATCTTCTCCTCGCTGGCCATCCGGGCCGTCTCCCGCACCGCCGGCGTGGTGGTCCAGGAGGTCCGGCGCCAGTTCGCCGACGGCAAGATCATGTCCGGCGAGCGGAAGCCCGACTACGGCCCCGCCATCGACATCTGCACCACCGCCTCGCTGCGCGAGCTGGCCACCCCGGCCCTCATCGCCGTGCTCACCCCGGTGATCATCGGCTTCGGCCTCGGCCCCATCTCGCTCGGCGCGTTCCTCGCCTCGGTGATCGTCGTGGGCCAGCTCATGGCCAACTTCCTGTCCAACGCCGGCGGGGCCTGGGACAACGCCAAGAAGTACATCGAGGACGGCGCCGAGGGCGGCAAGGGGTCCGAGCCCCACAAGGCCGCGGTCATCGGCGACACCGTGGGCGACCCGTTCAAGGACACCGCCGGGCCCGCGCTGAACCCGCTCATCAAGGTGATGAACCTGGTCTCGCTGCTGATCCTGCCGGCCATCATCGGCTTCTACGACGAGGACGCCCTGCTCGAGCAGCGCCAGCTGGTCGACCCGGCCGGCATCGTCATCGCCGTCGTCGCCGCCGTGGTCGTGATCGGCGCCATCGCCTACTCCAAGGGCGTGTTCAGCCGGGGCGCGTCGACCATCGAGACCGACCCGGCCTGA
- a CDS encoding glycine betaine ABC transporter substrate-binding protein — protein sequence MHTRHPRFRLLLVPLAVLALLASACGGDDDGGDSETAPAETVAPEEADAIDLDGVSLTVGSKDFDESILLGQMMVIAAGEKGADVTDSTNTGGTNVARQALESGEIGVYPEYNGTGWTEHLGNEDPSSDPEELYTMVAEQDLETNNIHWLGSSEFNNTYGFATGPDLTEENGEPFSFETMATYLEENPDATVCMETEFPDRSDGLVLWEDETGYEIPQDQIEILDTNIIYTETANGNCDFGEIFTTDGRIEGLDLTIVEDPGAMIIYNVSYTFTDEAYQQNPEGLTELSEAILGGLSQEKMNELNKQVSFDGEDPADVATGYLEEIGLITG from the coding sequence ATGCACACACGCCACCCTCGCTTCCGACTCCTGCTCGTCCCCCTGGCGGTCCTGGCCCTGCTGGCCTCCGCCTGCGGCGGCGACGACGACGGCGGTGACAGCGAGACCGCCCCGGCGGAGACGGTCGCGCCGGAGGAGGCCGATGCCATCGACCTCGACGGCGTCAGCCTCACCGTCGGCTCCAAGGACTTCGACGAGAGCATCCTCCTCGGCCAGATGATGGTCATCGCCGCCGGCGAGAAGGGCGCCGACGTCACCGACTCGACCAACACCGGCGGCACCAACGTCGCCCGCCAGGCCCTCGAGAGCGGCGAGATCGGCGTCTACCCCGAGTACAACGGCACCGGCTGGACCGAGCACCTCGGCAACGAGGACCCCTCGAGCGATCCCGAGGAGCTCTACACCATGGTCGCCGAGCAGGACCTCGAGACCAACAACATCCACTGGCTGGGCAGCTCGGAGTTCAACAACACCTACGGCTTCGCCACCGGCCCGGACCTGACCGAGGAGAACGGCGAGCCCTTCTCCTTCGAGACCATGGCCACCTACCTCGAGGAGAACCCGGACGCCACCGTCTGCATGGAGACCGAGTTCCCGGACCGCTCCGACGGCCTCGTGCTCTGGGAGGACGAGACCGGCTACGAGATCCCGCAGGACCAGATCGAGATCCTCGACACCAACATCATCTACACCGAGACGGCCAACGGGAACTGCGACTTCGGTGAGATCTTCACCACCGACGGCCGCATCGAGGGCCTCGACCTCACCATCGTCGAGGACCCCGGCGCCATGATCATCTACAACGTCTCGTACACCTTCACCGACGAGGCCTACCAGCAGAACCCCGAGGGGCTCACCGAGCTCTCCGAGGCCATCCTGGGCGGTCTCAGCCAGGAGAAGATGAACGAGCTGAACAAGCAGGTCAGCTTCGACGGGGAGGACCCCGCCGACGTGGCCACCGGCTACCTGGAGGAGATCGGCCTCATCACCGGCTGA
- a CDS encoding ABC transporter permease — protein sequence MSTVLESTAGSRSQGEEPEGTEAEEPEATSPDEVTSGTGNLALIVTPVIIVVLSGLLAFYVSSSEKGFSERSALDWDTKLYPQLMQHIRLTAVSTMLVLLIAIPLGILLTRPIFRKDAPKAGGRELPGFLGKPVQYLSPTALAFASIGQALPAYGLFILIFGAATAGYIPTLWQGFPGFAFPDVPFIDFPFIDVPLVNGFMGPGNSALISPAVISLTIFALLPVLRNTMVGIEQVDPAVIEAGRGMGMSRLQALRRIELPLAVPVILAGIRTALVINVGMATLAFLIGGGALGVTINSGLKLSRDLVTVTGAGMAALLALTVDWIAALVERFLRPKGL from the coding sequence ATGAGCACCGTCCTGGAGAGCACCGCCGGCTCCCGCTCCCAGGGAGAGGAGCCCGAGGGCACCGAGGCCGAGGAGCCCGAGGCGACGTCCCCCGACGAGGTCACGAGCGGCACCGGCAACCTGGCCCTGATCGTGACGCCGGTGATCATCGTCGTCCTCTCCGGCCTGCTGGCGTTCTACGTGTCGAGCTCGGAGAAGGGCTTCTCGGAGCGCTCGGCGCTCGACTGGGACACCAAGCTCTACCCCCAGCTCATGCAGCACATCCGCCTCACCGCGGTGTCGACGATGCTGGTGCTGCTCATCGCCATCCCCCTCGGGATCCTGCTGACCCGGCCCATCTTCCGCAAGGACGCGCCCAAGGCCGGTGGGCGGGAGCTCCCCGGCTTCCTCGGCAAGCCCGTCCAGTACCTGTCGCCCACCGCGCTGGCCTTCGCCAGCATCGGCCAGGCCCTCCCGGCCTACGGCCTCTTCATCCTCATCTTCGGCGCCGCCACGGCCGGCTACATCCCCACGCTCTGGCAGGGCTTCCCCGGCTTCGCCTTCCCGGACGTGCCGTTCATCGACTTCCCGTTCATCGACGTCCCGCTCGTCAACGGGTTCATGGGCCCCGGCAACAGTGCCCTGATCAGCCCCGCGGTCATCTCCCTCACCATCTTCGCCCTGCTGCCCGTGCTGCGGAACACCATGGTCGGCATCGAGCAGGTCGACCCCGCCGTCATCGAGGCGGGCCGGGGCATGGGCATGAGCCGCCTCCAGGCCCTGCGCCGCATCGAGCTCCCCCTCGCCGTGCCCGTGATCCTCGCCGGCATCCGCACCGCGCTGGTGATCAACGTGGGCATGGCCACCCTGGCCTTCCTCATCGGCGGCGGCGCCCTGGGCGTCACCATCAACTCCGGGCTCAAGCTCAGCCGTGACCTGGTGACCGTGACCGGCGCCGGCATGGCCGCCCTGCTGGCGCTCACCGTCGACTGGATCGCCGCCCTGGTGGAGCGCTTCCTCCGCCCCAAGGGCCTGTAG